In Synergistaceae bacterium, a genomic segment contains:
- a CDS encoding RluA family pseudouridine synthase → MYPQLRGGERDKDTLVEFIVKEEESGHRLDFVISQEVAVSRGHAQRLIKGGRVKLTPQRYIKPSIKVNKGDIVSVNMFAIKETELIPTEVDFEVLFFDDSIVVINKPSGLVVHPSKGHWDRTLVHGLLYRFPDIANINGVNRPGIVHRLDRTTSGLMVVARNGLAQETLFRDFKASRVNREYIGLCYGTPKNLIGEISLPIARNPYNRYKRSIVEDGRDARTGYNVIWSNSGFSLVHFTLHTGRTHQIRVHMNAINHPLVGDQLYAPGRHSSFDSCNRVFLHSWKLGFKHPKTRETICFVSPLTQDLVSFLKDISPKNHCPH, encoded by the coding sequence ATGTATCCCCAGCTCCGTGGTGGAGAGCGAGATAAGGATACGCTTGTAGAGTTTATTGTTAAAGAAGAGGAGTCCGGTCACAGGTTAGATTTTGTAATTTCGCAAGAAGTAGCTGTTAGTAGAGGGCATGCTCAAAGGCTAATTAAAGGAGGCAGAGTAAAACTTACTCCTCAGAGATACATAAAACCATCGATTAAGGTCAATAAGGGAGATATTGTAAGCGTTAATATGTTTGCAATAAAAGAGACAGAATTAATTCCGACAGAAGTTGACTTTGAAGTGCTTTTTTTTGATGACAGTATTGTTGTTATAAACAAACCCTCGGGCTTGGTGGTACATCCATCTAAAGGCCATTGGGACAGAACTTTGGTACATGGACTTTTATATAGATTCCCTGATATTGCAAATATAAACGGTGTAAATAGGCCTGGAATAGTTCACAGACTAGATAGAACAACTTCAGGCCTAATGGTCGTGGCTCGCAATGGTCTTGCACAGGAAACACTGTTTAGAGATTTTAAAGCGAGCCGTGTAAACAGGGAGTATATCGGGCTATGTTACGGTACCCCGAAAAACCTTATAGGAGAAATCTCACTACCTATAGCGAGAAATCCGTATAATAGATATAAAAGAAGTATTGTAGAAGATGGAAGGGATGCGAGAACAGGCTACAATGTCATTTGGAGTAATTCTGGTTTTTCCCTTGTACATTTCACTTTACACACTGGAAGAACACATCAAATAAGAGTCCATATGAATGCCATAAATCACCCCCTTGTTGGAGACCAACTCTACGCACCTGGAAGACATTCATCGTTTGACAGTTGTAATAGAGTGTTTCTTCATTCGTGGAAGCTAGGTTTTAAACATCCCAAAACCCGAGAGACGATTTGTTTTGTAAGC
- a CDS encoding HTH domain-containing protein, with the protein MGNDEKTQLKLDLLSILLENQNKLVPSLFIERELGITKEIIYKQINFLRNEGLTIDFTSDGNYMLSNVSEIKKISPSYIKFLLKENTFFNDFIYFNEVGSTQEVIKKYAQDGVPQGLVIISDLQYSGRGRKGRLWYSPKGENLLFSCLFRPNFDP; encoded by the coding sequence ATGGGAAATGATGAGAAAACTCAGCTTAAATTGGACCTGCTTTCTATACTTTTAGAAAACCAGAATAAGCTTGTTCCCTCTTTGTTTATAGAAAGAGAATTAGGCATTACAAAAGAAATAATATATAAACAAATTAATTTTTTAAGAAATGAAGGATTAACTATAGACTTCACGTCTGACGGGAATTATATGCTTTCCAACGTATCTGAAATAAAAAAAATTTCGCCGTCTTATATAAAATTTTTGTTAAAAGAAAATACTTTTTTTAATGATTTTATATATTTTAATGAAGTAGGATCTACCCAAGAAGTTATTAAAAAATATGCTCAAGATGGAGTCCCTCAAGGTCTTGTAATAATTTCAGATCTTCAATATTCCGGGAGAGGAAGAAAGGGGCGTTTATGGTATAGTCCCAAAGGGGAAAATCTTTTATTTTCCTGCCTTTTTAGACCAAATTTTGACCCTTAA
- the ileS gene encoding isoleucine--tRNA ligase: protein MQKDYKDTLFLPQTSFPMRANLAQREPDLLKYWEDINLYEELKKKNKGKKSFILHDGPPYANAGIHIGTATNKILKDFVVKYKWQRGYFSPFVPGYDTHGLPIELKVLKEQGIDRDKIASVELRDKCAEYARKFAKVQTEQFKRLGVIADWENPYMTLVPAYEATQLEGFSEMVQKDLVYKGQKAIYWCTDCQTALAAAEIEYSDETSPSIFVAYKYEGAAKLFPELKDRDVNVIIWTTTPWTIPASMAIALNPHFNYGFYEANGKVYLLAEDMRDFVSHATGLKFTNPIILCKGLQLENSEAKHPFYDRITPLVLANYVTLESGTGCVHTAPGHGTDDYETGMRYGIDIYNPVDETGHYYKDTPIFAGMSLSEGGKKVLELLTESDRLLGHQKISHSYPHCWRCKKPVIFRATDQWFVAVTKFKEKALSCIDKVQWIPEWGKERMSNMLKERSDWCISRQRIWGVPIPAFYCEDCGEVILSKETVLCVAEKVREFGSNCWWNLSVEELIGNLAVCPKCKSKKLKKETDIMDVWFDSGSSHSAVLDNWEDLSWPADLYLEGSDQHRGWFQTSLLNSVATRDLAPYKAVLTHGFIMAGDGKKMSKSLGNAMTPEKIIDKNGADILRLWVASSDYRGDVRISNEIFENLIESYRRIRNTARFLLANLKEFNPSTDIVKPEELSDIDKYIMTKLNKIRERVTKGFDEYEFHQPMIAIHQFCDFELSSFYIDINKDCLYADSKDSLSRRSVRTVMWTVLKMLAQMISPVLSFTAEEIWQHLREMDSTLSKSVFLNDWPLENEFVFDDNIEKTWDCVMDARQSILRGLESARSSGEIGHPLDAHIQIMLRNEYEHLKTKIAIADWEKVSIVSSCEIVSEVKNANVLYEDPNTGISIGVTKSSHEKCPRCWKKRPEVLLNGICHRCKDVVG, encoded by the coding sequence ATGCAAAAAGATTATAAAGATACTTTGTTTCTCCCACAAACTTCTTTTCCAATGCGTGCGAATTTGGCACAGAGGGAACCGGATTTATTAAAATATTGGGAAGATATTAATTTATATGAAGAGCTGAAAAAGAAAAACAAAGGTAAAAAAAGCTTTATACTGCATGACGGCCCCCCTTATGCAAATGCAGGCATACATATTGGCACTGCTACAAATAAAATATTGAAGGATTTTGTTGTTAAGTATAAATGGCAGAGAGGCTATTTTTCTCCTTTTGTTCCGGGTTATGACACACATGGGTTGCCTATTGAATTAAAAGTTCTCAAGGAGCAGGGGATCGATAGAGATAAAATTGCTTCGGTAGAACTTCGAGATAAGTGTGCAGAATATGCTCGAAAGTTTGCTAAAGTACAAACCGAACAATTTAAGAGGCTTGGAGTAATTGCGGATTGGGAAAATCCATATATGACACTCGTCCCTGCATATGAAGCAACCCAACTTGAAGGGTTTTCTGAGATGGTGCAGAAAGATTTGGTGTATAAAGGTCAGAAAGCTATCTATTGGTGTACTGACTGTCAAACAGCTTTGGCTGCTGCAGAGATAGAATATTCGGATGAAACGTCTCCGTCCATATTTGTAGCATATAAATATGAAGGTGCAGCAAAACTTTTTCCTGAACTAAAAGATAGAGATGTAAACGTAATTATTTGGACAACAACGCCTTGGACAATCCCGGCTTCTATGGCAATTGCTCTTAATCCTCATTTTAACTATGGCTTTTATGAAGCTAATGGCAAAGTATATCTTCTTGCAGAAGATATGAGAGATTTCGTCTCACATGCAACAGGGTTAAAGTTTACTAATCCTATAATACTTTGTAAGGGATTACAGCTTGAAAATTCGGAAGCGAAACATCCATTTTATGACAGGATAACACCCCTCGTATTAGCCAACTATGTGACTCTTGAATCAGGGACAGGATGTGTTCATACCGCTCCTGGACATGGAACGGATGACTATGAAACAGGGATGAGATATGGGATCGATATCTATAACCCCGTAGATGAAACGGGTCATTATTATAAAGATACGCCAATATTTGCAGGAATGTCATTATCTGAAGGTGGGAAAAAAGTATTAGAACTTTTGACTGAGTCCGATAGGTTATTAGGACATCAAAAAATTTCACACTCATATCCACATTGTTGGCGCTGCAAAAAACCGGTAATTTTTAGGGCAACTGATCAATGGTTTGTGGCCGTAACGAAATTTAAAGAAAAAGCTCTTAGTTGCATAGATAAGGTCCAATGGATACCAGAATGGGGAAAAGAGCGTATGTCAAATATGTTAAAGGAGCGTTCTGATTGGTGCATTAGCCGTCAAAGGATTTGGGGAGTGCCCATCCCAGCATTTTATTGTGAGGATTGCGGAGAGGTTATCCTTTCCAAAGAAACAGTATTGTGCGTAGCAGAAAAAGTCCGAGAATTTGGAAGTAATTGTTGGTGGAACTTATCAGTAGAAGAACTTATTGGCAACTTGGCCGTATGCCCTAAATGTAAAAGTAAAAAACTGAAAAAAGAGACAGACATAATGGATGTATGGTTTGACTCAGGTTCAAGCCACTCAGCCGTATTAGATAACTGGGAGGACCTTAGTTGGCCAGCAGATCTCTATTTGGAAGGCAGTGATCAACATAGAGGTTGGTTCCAGACATCATTACTTAATAGTGTAGCAACCCGAGATTTGGCTCCTTATAAAGCAGTTCTAACTCACGGTTTTATAATGGCGGGAGATGGAAAGAAAATGTCTAAATCTCTCGGAAATGCCATGACTCCTGAAAAGATAATTGATAAAAATGGAGCAGATATCCTTAGGCTTTGGGTGGCTTCCTCCGACTACCGGGGAGATGTTCGCATATCAAACGAAATATTTGAAAACTTAATTGAATCTTATAGAAGAATTAGAAACACAGCTAGATTTCTTCTTGCTAATCTTAAAGAATTTAATCCATCTACTGATATTGTTAAGCCTGAAGAGCTTTCGGATATAGATAAATATATTATGACAAAGCTTAACAAAATAAGGGAACGTGTTACCAAGGGTTTTGATGAATACGAATTTCATCAGCCAATGATAGCTATACATCAATTCTGTGACTTTGAGTTAAGCTCTTTTTATATAGACATAAATAAAGATTGTCTTTATGCAGATTCCAAAGACTCATTATCCAGACGTTCTGTAAGAACTGTAATGTGGACAGTTCTTAAAATGCTTGCTCAAATGATATCGCCAGTGCTTTCATTTACCGCAGAAGAGATATGGCAACATTTAAGAGAAATGGATTCGACATTATCAAAGAGTGTGTTTCTTAACGATTGGCCCTTAGAGAACGAGTTCGTGTTTGATGACAATATTGAAAAGACATGGGACTGTGTTATGGATGCAAGACAATCAATACTAAGAGGCCTTGAGTCTGCGAGAAGTTCAGGCGAAATCGGACACCCTCTTGATGCACACATCCAAATTATGTTGAGAAATGAATATGAACACTTAAAAACAAAAATAGCTATTGCTGATTGGGAGAAAGTATCAATCGTGTCTTCTTGTGAGATTGTAAGTGAAGTGAAAAATGCGAATGTGCTTTATGAAGATCCCAATACAGGGATATCTATTGGAGTTACAAAGTCTTCTCATGAAAAATGCCCGCGCTGTTGGAAAAAAAGACCTGAGGTTTTGCTTAACGGCATCTGTCATCGTTGTAAGGATGTCGTTGGATAA
- a CDS encoding HAD-IIIA family hydrolase, whose protein sequence is MIKLFALDIDGTLTDGGVYMDGLGNEYKRFNTQDGYGLTSLIKSGVKVVFISGRYSPATQRRAQELNITVCINGTNDKLTELKKIAIEYKISKEEIAYAGDDIPDLECIKWAGVGIATKNSVVEIKESADWCTEQSGGNGAIRECAEYIHKINGGSL, encoded by the coding sequence ATGATAAAACTGTTTGCTTTAGATATCGATGGGACTTTAACTGACGGTGGCGTATATATGGATGGTTTAGGGAATGAATACAAACGATTTAACACTCAAGACGGATACGGTTTGACATCTCTTATTAAGTCGGGGGTCAAAGTGGTCTTTATAAGTGGAAGATATTCACCCGCAACTCAGAGACGAGCCCAAGAATTAAACATAACCGTTTGTATAAATGGGACTAATGATAAGCTTACAGAATTGAAAAAAATTGCTATTGAATACAAAATATCAAAAGAAGAAATAGCCTATGCAGGAGATGATATCCCTGATTTAGAGTGTATAAAGTGGGCTGGTGTAGGAATCGCCACTAAGAACTCTGTTGTTGAAATTAAGGAGTCTGCTGATTGGTGTACAGAACAATCTGGTGGAAATGGTGCAATAAGAGAGTGTGCAGAATATATACATAAAATAAATGGTGGCAGTCTGTGA
- the fabZ gene encoding 3-hydroxyacyl-ACP dehydratase FabZ: MELDINQILKCLPHRYPFLLVDRIEEVIDEPDIKQVTGYKNVTYNEPFFQGHFPDEPVMPGVLILEAMAQIGAILLSFQGDFRGEQRSLAYLTSIDKARFRKPVKPGDQLKTVATLIKRKGLVGKFKFTATVDGEIVTEAVMGFVISSGLTLKTENKR; this comes from the coding sequence TTGGAATTAGATATTAATCAAATATTAAAATGTTTACCTCATAGATATCCTTTTCTTTTGGTAGATAGAATAGAGGAAGTAATCGATGAACCAGACATTAAGCAAGTAACAGGGTATAAAAACGTTACTTATAATGAGCCTTTTTTCCAAGGCCATTTCCCTGACGAACCAGTTATGCCTGGAGTTCTAATTCTGGAAGCAATGGCACAGATAGGAGCAATTTTACTGAGTTTCCAAGGAGATTTTCGTGGAGAACAAAGAAGCTTGGCCTATCTAACTTCAATTGACAAAGCAAGATTTCGTAAGCCGGTTAAACCTGGAGATCAGCTTAAAACAGTAGCTACTTTGATTAAAAGAAAAGGCTTAGTGGGTAAATTTAAATTCACAGCCACAGTAGATGGTGAGATAGTTACAGAAGCAGTCATGGGTTTTGTCATATCTTCGGGTTTAACATTAAAGACGGAGAATAAAAGATGA
- a CDS encoding biotin--[acetyl-CoA-carboxylase] ligase: MGIAIRSILIEKYNIKTELKWPNDILIKNKKVCGILSEAACDSDKIHYILTGVGINVNMSKTKINDDIKNDATSLLIESNSLESISRSNLLVEILEKFSSTLKLFDNKDGIKRIIEEYRNICSTIGKEVMIIQDDVTLIGDAINISSQGALIVRINGKENLFFASDVKHLRLN; this comes from the coding sequence GTGGGAATTGCAATACGATCAATTTTAATTGAAAAGTATAACATTAAGACTGAACTAAAATGGCCTAATGATATTTTAATAAAAAATAAAAAAGTGTGTGGAATTCTTAGCGAGGCAGCTTGTGATTCGGATAAGATACACTATATTTTAACTGGCGTCGGAATAAACGTGAATATGTCGAAAACAAAAATTAATGATGATATAAAAAACGATGCAACCTCTCTTTTAATTGAATCAAATTCATTAGAAAGCATCTCTCGCTCAAACCTTCTTGTTGAAATTTTAGAAAAATTTTCTTCTACCTTGAAATTATTTGATAATAAAGATGGAATAAAAAGAATAATAGAAGAATACAGAAATATTTGTTCAACTATAGGAAAAGAAGTAATGATTATTCAGGACGACGTAACGCTCATTGGAGACGCAATAAATATTTCCAGCCAAGGTGCACTTATTGTTCGCATTAACGGCAAGGAAAATCTGTTTTTTGCTTCAGACGTAAAACACTTGCGGTTAAATTAA
- the lpxA gene encoding acyl-ACP--UDP-N-acetylglucosamine O-acyltransferase, with amino-acid sequence MSINIHPTAIVSKEAEIGNNVTIGPYAIVEKKTKIGDRTVLRANSHVCEFTELGEDCVLYEHSVIGGLPQDLSYEGEETWVRIGNNVVCREFVTVNRATGEGEITRVGDNAYIMEGVHIAHNVRVGSFCTIANKSGLSGYVHIGDHTVVGGMCGFHQFVHVGDYSMVGGFSKIIQDIPPYCLASGNPCRVYDINRIGLKRQGFNAETRRILRDIYRIIYNSGLGIKDGIAQVAALYGELSEAKLIVDFAAATKRGFASRITQDWHSK; translated from the coding sequence ATGAGTATAAACATACATCCCACAGCAATAGTGTCCAAAGAGGCGGAAATTGGCAATAATGTGACTATTGGTCCTTATGCTATTGTTGAAAAGAAAACGAAAATCGGAGACAGAACAGTTCTAAGAGCAAATTCTCATGTATGTGAATTTACCGAACTAGGAGAAGACTGTGTGTTATACGAACACTCTGTAATAGGCGGATTACCACAGGATCTTAGCTACGAAGGAGAAGAGACCTGGGTGCGTATTGGCAATAATGTTGTTTGTCGTGAATTTGTTACTGTTAATAGGGCAACAGGTGAAGGAGAAATCACGCGTGTCGGTGACAATGCATATATCATGGAAGGTGTTCATATAGCTCACAACGTAAGAGTTGGATCATTTTGTACAATAGCAAACAAATCGGGGTTATCCGGATATGTACATATTGGCGATCATACTGTTGTGGGTGGGATGTGTGGGTTCCACCAGTTCGTGCATGTCGGAGATTATTCTATGGTGGGAGGCTTCTCAAAAATCATACAGGACATTCCCCCCTACTGCTTGGCTTCAGGGAATCCATGTAGAGTTTACGACATTAATAGAATTGGACTTAAAAGACAGGGATTTAATGCGGAAACTCGTCGTATTTTACGTGATATATATAGAATCATATATAACTCAGGATTGGGAATAAAAGATGGTATTGCTCAAGTCGCTGCGCTATATGGAGAGTTGTCTGAAGCTAAGCTAATAGTGGACTTTGCTGCAGCAACGAAACGCGGTTTCGCATCAAGAATTACACAAGACTGGCATAGCAAGTAG
- a CDS encoding YjgP/YjgQ family permease has translation MKPLDKFILRELMGPFLFGIMSFTIILIAGSLLFQIADLVIQRGVSVWVVIRLFIYYLPKLMTYTIPMSCLLATLTGFGRMSANSELIALKAAGLSFSRIVKPVVFATFIISITAFFINETIVPLTERAASNVMLFEVWKQSPPQFHEKIFIKEESGGVLKRVIYINKMEIKNGDMSQVVVQEFEDGRLSRINSAKSANWIDGSWWLNNGNVFEVNKNGLVSLLFKFEKQKININMNPDEIAKASTQQPEQMTMKELLATIKLNEKSGINSSKLWMMFHLRISVPWACMVLALVGAALGSRPQRSSSSLGLGLSVIIVFVYYVILSLTQSLGEAGYIPSYIAAWIANIVFLIIGLLMCKNANKLG, from the coding sequence ATGAAGCCATTAGATAAGTTTATTTTAAGAGAGCTAATGGGTCCGTTTCTATTTGGGATAATGTCTTTTACTATAATATTAATAGCCGGCAGCCTATTATTCCAAATAGCTGATCTCGTTATACAAAGAGGGGTTTCTGTCTGGGTTGTTATACGCTTATTTATATATTATTTGCCAAAATTAATGACATACACTATCCCAATGAGTTGTTTGTTAGCTACGCTTACTGGTTTTGGAAGGATGTCTGCAAATTCTGAATTGATTGCTCTTAAGGCGGCTGGTTTGTCTTTTAGTAGGATTGTTAAGCCTGTAGTTTTCGCTACTTTTATTATATCAATTACAGCTTTTTTTATAAACGAAACGATTGTACCGTTGACTGAGAGAGCAGCTTCTAACGTAATGCTCTTTGAAGTATGGAAACAGTCTCCACCTCAGTTTCACGAGAAGATTTTTATAAAAGAAGAGAGTGGTGGAGTTTTAAAAAGAGTTATATATATAAATAAAATGGAAATAAAAAACGGAGACATGTCTCAAGTAGTCGTTCAAGAGTTTGAGGATGGTCGTCTAAGTAGAATAAATTCGGCTAAATCAGCGAACTGGATAGACGGTAGTTGGTGGTTAAATAATGGGAATGTTTTTGAAGTAAATAAAAATGGACTTGTAAGTCTTTTGTTCAAATTTGAGAAACAAAAGATTAATATAAATATGAATCCCGACGAAATAGCAAAAGCATCGACGCAACAGCCCGAACAAATGACAATGAAAGAACTTTTAGCAACTATAAAATTAAATGAAAAGAGCGGGATAAACTCTTCTAAGTTGTGGATGATGTTTCACCTGCGTATTTCTGTCCCGTGGGCATGTATGGTGCTCGCACTTGTAGGAGCAGCTCTTGGAAGTCGCCCACAACGTTCCAGCTCAAGTCTTGGTCTTGGTCTAAGCGTAATAATTGTCTTTGTATACTATGTAATTTTATCCCTGACACAGTCGCTTGGTGAAGCAGGATATATTCCCTCCTATATCGCAGCGTGGATAGCGAATATAGTATTCCTAATAATAGGTCTTTTAATGTGTAAGAATGCGAATAAGCTGGGTTAA
- the lpxC gene encoding UDP-3-O-[3-hydroxymyristoyl] N-acetylglucosamine deacetylase, with product MKTIKNEINFKGTGLHSGKKNELTLSPSDVYGIRFKTKNGLYNIVDAVVEEDSRLTSFRLPDGSIVRTAEHLLASIVGMELDAVIIVLDGDEVPIMDGSAHLFAKAIDETGYVEIEGVTPRRVISMPLVIEHKDEKIISVFPSEILKMTYIIDYPGTPIGLQKITYEINREKFLGVISKARTFGLTYELDFLKKADLAKGGTLDNALVFDKDKLLNEGGLRLPFECATHKIIDLLGDLALMGPIPTGHYLGICSGHGLHRKLVERLKKIYMR from the coding sequence ATGAAAACGATAAAAAATGAAATTAATTTTAAGGGAACAGGCCTTCATTCAGGTAAAAAAAACGAATTAACACTGTCCCCATCTGATGTTTACGGCATCAGATTTAAAACAAAAAACGGTCTATATAATATTGTAGATGCCGTTGTAGAAGAGGACTCCCGCTTAACATCTTTTCGTCTTCCTGACGGTTCAATCGTAAGAACTGCGGAGCATTTACTGGCTTCCATCGTTGGAATGGAATTAGATGCAGTAATAATTGTTTTAGACGGAGATGAAGTGCCTATTATGGACGGGAGTGCTCATTTGTTCGCCAAAGCGATTGATGAGACAGGCTATGTCGAAATAGAAGGGGTGACACCAAGGAGAGTTATTTCTATGCCACTTGTGATAGAACATAAAGATGAAAAAATAATCTCTGTTTTTCCATCAGAAATACTCAAAATGACATATATTATTGATTATCCTGGAACACCAATAGGATTACAAAAAATAACATACGAAATAAACAGAGAAAAATTTTTAGGTGTAATTTCTAAAGCACGAACTTTTGGTTTGACTTATGAACTTGATTTTCTCAAAAAAGCCGACCTTGCGAAAGGAGGAACATTAGATAACGCACTGGTTTTTGATAAAGATAAGCTCCTCAATGAGGGAGGCTTGCGTTTGCCATTTGAATGTGCCACACATAAGATAATAGATCTTTTGGGAGACTTAGCCCTTATGGGGCCGATTCCTACGGGACACTACTTAGGTATATGCAGTGGTCATGGACTTCATAGAAAACTTGTAGAAAGATTAAAAAAAATATATATGCGATAA
- a CDS encoding peptide chain release factor 2 (programmed frameshift) translates to MIDLSVTSVMMNLHSSYDELRGSLDLATIEKRIEELRKIAEQPDFWKLKDAQDISKETVMLQNKINKLNAVSGEIEELETYAELLNELEDVELQKEFYRRSSLLQKNIEEYQTLILLDGAYDTAGAILSVHAGAGGLDSQDWTAILYRMYIRWSESHNYTVKLIDEITDQEAGIKSVTVSINGDYAYGFLRGEQGVHRLIRISPYDSAKRRHTSFASVEVTPILPDNVELAIKPEDLKIDTFRSGGAGGQHVNMTDSAVRITHIPSGIVVSCQAERSQHMNRATAMQVLRSRLYERMLAERRNHMDDLQGEKREISWGSQIRSYTLHPFQLVKDHRSSYETGNTQAVLDGEIDDFIMNYLRFQKTTG, encoded by the exons ATGATAGATCTTTCAGTTACATCTGTCATGATGAACTTGCACTCGTCTTATGACGAACTGCGTGGAAGTCTT GACCTTGCCACAATTGAGAAAAGAATAGAAGAGCTTCGTAAAATTGCAGAACAGCCTGACTTTTGGAAACTAAAGGATGCTCAGGATATATCTAAAGAGACAGTAATGCTTCAAAATAAAATAAATAAATTGAATGCTGTCAGCGGTGAAATAGAAGAGTTAGAGACATATGCAGAGCTTTTAAATGAGCTTGAAGACGTTGAACTACAAAAAGAATTTTATAGGCGTTCCTCTTTGTTACAAAAAAACATAGAAGAATATCAGACGCTTATTTTATTAGATGGAGCATATGATACCGCCGGAGCAATCTTAAGTGTACATGCCGGAGCAGGCGGACTTGACTCTCAAGACTGGACTGCAATATTGTACCGGATGTACATTAGATGGTCAGAATCTCATAATTATACTGTAAAACTAATAGACGAGATAACAGATCAAGAAGCTGGTATTAAAAGTGTAACAGTGTCTATAAATGGAGACTATGCTTATGGTTTTTTAAGAGGCGAGCAAGGAGTTCATCGGTTAATCAGGATATCACCTTATGATTCGGCTAAACGTAGACATACTAGCTTTGCTTCTGTTGAAGTCACCCCTATTCTTCCTGATAACGTTGAGTTAGCAATTAAGCCGGAAGATCTAAAAATAGATACGTTTCGCTCAGGGGGTGCAGGAGGACAGCATGTTAATATGACGGATTCTGCTGTGAGAATTACACATATACCTTCCGGTATTGTTGTTAGTTGTCAGGCAGAACGCTCGCAGCACATGAATAGAGCTACGGCCATGCAAGTTCTTCGGTCTCGATTATATGAAAGAATGCTGGCAGAGCGTCGAAATCATATGGATGATCTTCAAGGTGAAAAACGTGAAATTTCATGGGGTAGTCAGATTCGCTCATACACGCTCCATCCTTTCCAACTAGTAAAAGACCATCGTTCTTCATATGAAACAGGCAATACACAGGCTGTCCTTGATGGGGAGATAGATGATTTTATAATGAATTATTTAAGATTTCAGAAAACGACCGGTTAA